CATCTGACAGCCCTTTTCTATTCACCGATTGCTCCATATTCTTTGCCGATTTCTATAAAATCTTTAGAAGTAGATGTGATCAGGATTTTTGTTCCCAATGGAATATAGTCGTACAATGATTCAACTGCCTCATTTTGGAGGCGTACACAGCCCTGTGATATCCTTTTCCCGATGCTTGAAGGGTCGTTCGTCCCATGGATCCCATATGTCCGGCCATCTGTATTTTCAGCGTCAAATCCAATCCATCTGCTGCCCAGTGGGTTTTTCGGGTCCCCACCCGGGATGTCCTTCTTGCGATAGTAAGGATCAGGTGCTTTGACAGTGACGGTAAAAAGCCCTTCAGGCGTAAGGTCCTCAGATTTGCCTGTAGCCGCACTGACAACCGTCTGGACTCTGTTCTCATTGATTAAAGCGACTTCGTTCGTCTCTTTATTCACAATCACGAATGGGTCTCCAGGCATCGGATTTGGTCCAAGCGGCCAAATTGGTGAAAAAATGAAAGCTGCTAGAAGCATAGAAATAAACACTGGCATGATGATCCCTCCGCGGTCTATTTCCGTTAGTTTGCCTCGGAGGGCTGATTTTTATTCTTCCCAGTGTTCAACCCTTTAAACGACCTTTTCAGCAAAAGGAATTGTTCCATCTCATTCACAAAATGGAGCAGGGATGCCCTCGCCTCGAACTCTTCCCGTGTTTTTGGGAGCTCCATGTTCTCAAACTCCGTTCTCATTCTTAACAATTTTTCAAGATAAAACAGGACCGTATTCCCCGGATGGATTCCTTTGGACAGAGTTTCAACAAAGTCCGCTACCATATTAGCCTGCTCTACATGCTTAGGAATCGAGGTGACAGAAGGCAGAACCCTCTCAATTATTTCGAATTGCTTTTCTCTTATTTTAAAATATTGATAATACAGGTTTTCATCTCTCAAAAAGTGATTTTCTACATCCTGGATGGCCAGACTTTTCGCTTTTTCAATCAGTCTTGCAGTCTCTGTCAATTCCCTTCCATCCCAATCCGAATCGTTTTTTCTAAGATAGAGTGCAATCTCCCTGAATATCTTTTTGAACTGGGCTTCGATTTCTCTTTGGCATTCCTCCAGCTTGTTGTCGACACTCGGCATATACAAATTCATGATCAGTGCAACACCAATTCCGATCGTGATGATTCCCAATTCATTAATTAAAAGATCTGCTGTTACCTTTCCGGCAGAGTAGATATGCATGATGATGACACTGCTGGAAACGACTCCTTCCTTCGCCCTGAACATGACGACAGTCGGAATGAAAAAGAGCAGCAACAATCCAATGACTATAGGGTGATACATGATTCCCTCAAAGAACACTGCGGAGAACGCCATGGCAATTACACATGCCAGGAATCTATGCCAGGATGCCTGCAGCGATCGCTTCTTTGTCACCTGTATACAAAGAATCGTCAAGATACCCGCTGAAACATAATTGTCAAAGCCGAAAAACTGGGCAATGACGATGGCGAGGGCCGTACCAAGCGCTGTTTTTAACGTACGATAACCAATTCTGAATTTCACAATGTTTTCTCCCATCAAAAAACTTAAGCTCTAATAATTTGCAAATACCCGAAAGCTGATCCTCTTAGCACCAAAATTTGTATCCAATGTCCATTTGAAACTCGGGAAATTTCTTTGCAAAAAATGAAAAGATGACCACATCTAAGATATGATCATCCATTAGTTTATCAGATTCGACATCCTTTATAAAAGCTAGGGAAGTGTATCACAGCATTTTTTCAAGAAACTCTTTTGCCCTGCTGCTCTTCGGGTTGCTGAAGAATTCTGCTGGAGGGGCATCCTCGACCAATACTCCGCCATCAAGGAAGAGCACTCGATCCGCAACTTCACGGGCAAAGCCCATTTCATGCGTCACTATTGCCATTGTCATACCGGTATGGGCGAGCGACTTCATTACCTCAAGCACTTCTTTGACCATCTCCGGATCCAAAGCAGAGGTGGGTTCATCGAACAACATGACTTCAGGGTTCATTGCAAGTGCCCGTGCAATTGCAACGCGCTGCTTTTGTCCTCCAGACAGCCTGTTCGGATATTCATTTGCTTTTTCGGAGAGACCTACTTTTTTCAGCAGCTCCAAGCCTTGCATATCTGCTTCGGCCTTCCCTGCACCCTTAACCTTAATTGGTGCATACGTTATGTTTTGCAGCACGGTCATATGCGGGAACAGATGAAAGTGCTGGAACACCATGCCGACATTTTCACGGACTTTCATAATGTCCGTTTTCTTGTTGGTAATATCATCTGAACCAATCAAAATCTGGCCGCCTGTAGGCTGCTCGAGTAAATTAAGACAGCGGAGGAACGTCGACTTTCCTGAACCTGAAGGCCCGACGATGGCAACGACCTCCCCATTTTCAATTGTCGTTGAGATACCTTTTAAAACTTCCAGCTTGCCAAATGATTTATGAAGATTTTGTACTTTAATCACTTTGTCTCATTCTCCTTTCAACCAGCTTGCCGATGAATGTCAAGGAGATGACCATGAGGTAATAGATCAGGCCGGCAAAAATCATCGGCTCAAAAAATCTATATTGCTCTCCGCCAACAACATAAGCCCTGCGCATAATATCATTTACTGCAATAACCGTTACGATTGCCGATTCCTTTGTCAGGGTAATGAACTCATTCATTAACGCTGGCAAGATATTTTTCAGGGCTTGAGGAAGAATGATGTCCCGCATCATTCGGTTGCCGGGAACACCAAGAGCCATTGCTGCTTCTTTCTGTCCTTTATCAACGGCTAAAATTCCTGCACGAATGATTTCGGAAATATAGGCAGCCGAATTTAAAGAAAAAGAAGCGACTGCAGCTGTATAGGACGAAATCTCAAATCCGATGATCTGCGGAGCACCATAGTAAATAATCATTAATTGCAAAATGAGCGGAGTTCCGCGGAAAATCGATGTATAGGCATCCGCAAACCAATTTAGTAGTTTCGCTTTACTGATCTTGAAAATTGCCAGGACAATTCCAAACGCAAAGCCCAATAGCCCTGCGACAATTACTATTTTCAAAGTGACGCCGATTCCCTTCAAGATATATGGCAATGAAGGAAGGATGGCGGTAAAATCAAGATTCATAGTCTTAACAGCCCTCTCTGTCTATTTCATGAAGGAGAAAGGCGCCCAGAAGACATTAGCATTCTGAACGCCTGTTTTGAAACTTACTTTTCTCCGCCAAACCATTTCACGATCAATTTGTCTACTTCACCGTTTTCCATTTTTTCTTTCAGAACCCTGTTGAATTCTTC
The window above is part of the Mesobacillus jeotgali genome. Proteins encoded here:
- a CDS encoding L,D-transpeptidase, which codes for MPVFISMLLAAFIFSPIWPLGPNPMPGDPFVIVNKETNEVALINENRVQTVVSAATGKSEDLTPEGLFTVTVKAPDPYYRKKDIPGGDPKNPLGSRWIGFDAENTDGRTYGIHGTNDPSSIGKRISQGCVRLQNEAVESLYDYIPLGTKILITSTSKDFIEIGKEYGAIGE
- a CDS encoding aromatic acid exporter family protein translates to MKFRIGYRTLKTALGTALAIVIAQFFGFDNYVSAGILTILCIQVTKKRSLQASWHRFLACVIAMAFSAVFFEGIMYHPIVIGLLLLFFIPTVVMFRAKEGVVSSSVIIMHIYSAGKVTADLLINELGIITIGIGVALIMNLYMPSVDNKLEECQREIEAQFKKIFREIALYLRKNDSDWDGRELTETARLIEKAKSLAIQDVENHFLRDENLYYQYFKIREKQFEIIERVLPSVTSIPKHVEQANMVADFVETLSKGIHPGNTVLFYLEKLLRMRTEFENMELPKTREEFEARASLLHFVNEMEQFLLLKRSFKGLNTGKNKNQPSEAN
- a CDS encoding amino acid ABC transporter ATP-binding protein, with the translated sequence MIKVQNLHKSFGKLEVLKGISTTIENGEVVAIVGPSGSGKSTFLRCLNLLEQPTGGQILIGSDDITNKKTDIMKVRENVGMVFQHFHLFPHMTVLQNITYAPIKVKGAGKAEADMQGLELLKKVGLSEKANEYPNRLSGGQKQRVAIARALAMNPEVMLFDEPTSALDPEMVKEVLEVMKSLAHTGMTMAIVTHEMGFAREVADRVLFLDGGVLVEDAPPAEFFSNPKSSRAKEFLEKML
- a CDS encoding amino acid ABC transporter permease, with the translated sequence MNLDFTAILPSLPYILKGIGVTLKIVIVAGLLGFAFGIVLAIFKISKAKLLNWFADAYTSIFRGTPLILQLMIIYYGAPQIIGFEISSYTAAVASFSLNSAAYISEIIRAGILAVDKGQKEAAMALGVPGNRMMRDIILPQALKNILPALMNEFITLTKESAIVTVIAVNDIMRRAYVVGGEQYRFFEPMIFAGLIYYLMVISLTFIGKLVERRMRQSD